The following are encoded in a window of Roseimaritima ulvae genomic DNA:
- a CDS encoding HAD-IIB family hydrolase, translated as MNSSSSSPASPQTRNRWLVFTDLDACLLNEHDYSWQGARSALQFLAETNIPLVLASSKTLAEMQPLATELGIATPLICENGGAVLWPDGRCQTLGTSRDKILEVLAPLAASYRFRTFDQLQAAGIASLTGLTLEQARLANQRMATEPLQWDDALENIPAFTAAVAESGLTVTKGGRFWHVAGDNNKAEGLRQVRDWYRQRGDSDIVTVALGDSPNDIEMLKAADVAIVIPGGDGQAKIDFAHACQHVAPRTGSEGWGAAVLQVLGAAAD; from the coding sequence ATGAATTCCTCATCTTCGTCGCCGGCATCGCCCCAGACCCGCAACCGCTGGCTGGTCTTTACCGACTTGGATGCGTGCCTGCTGAACGAACATGATTACTCCTGGCAGGGTGCTCGATCGGCCCTGCAGTTTCTGGCGGAGACGAACATTCCGCTGGTCCTAGCATCCAGTAAGACGTTGGCCGAGATGCAGCCGCTGGCGACCGAACTGGGGATCGCGACGCCGTTGATTTGCGAAAACGGCGGCGCGGTGCTGTGGCCCGATGGCCGTTGTCAGACCTTGGGAACCTCTCGTGACAAGATCTTGGAAGTCCTGGCGCCGTTGGCCGCATCGTATCGCTTTCGTACCTTCGACCAACTGCAAGCCGCCGGGATTGCCTCGCTGACGGGGCTGACGCTCGAGCAGGCTCGGTTGGCCAATCAACGCATGGCGACCGAACCGCTGCAGTGGGACGATGCGCTAGAAAACATCCCGGCATTCACCGCCGCGGTGGCCGAGTCCGGTCTCACCGTCACCAAAGGCGGCCGGTTTTGGCACGTGGCGGGCGATAATAACAAAGCTGAAGGACTGCGGCAGGTCAGGGACTGGTATCGCCAACGAGGGGACAGCGATATCGTAACGGTGGCCCTGGGGGATAGCCCAAACGACATTGAAATGCTGAAAGCGGCCGACGTGGCGATCGTGATTCCTGGCGGCGATGGCCAAGCCAAAATCGATTTCGCGCATGCCTGTCAACACGTGGCGCCGCGGACGGGCAGCGAAGGCTGGGGCGCGGCGGTGCTGCAAGTGCTGGGAGCCGCGGCCGACTGA
- a CDS encoding enoyl-ACP reductase FabI, whose amino-acid sequence MSDSAPPFDYLAVRGKRFLVMGVANKKSVAYKIASQLQQAGAEVVFSVRSEARRESLQKLLKDQKVLVCDVEDQTQIDQLAARLAADEVPLSGLVHSIAFADYSDGIKPFHETDRAAFLQAVDISCFSLTAVCNALKDCLADDASVVTIGISTTRMASESYGYMAPIKAALESSLAFLTKSFSRFSKVRFNAVSAGLLKTSASAGIPGYVDSYLYAEQVIPRGEAITTDEVASTAVFLLSPRSSGITAQRIVVDAGMATNYFDADVVKKVMDANP is encoded by the coding sequence ATGTCCGATTCCGCTCCGCCCTTCGACTATCTCGCCGTCCGTGGCAAACGTTTTCTGGTGATGGGGGTCGCGAACAAGAAAAGCGTGGCTTACAAGATCGCCAGCCAGCTGCAGCAGGCCGGTGCGGAGGTAGTGTTCAGCGTCCGCAGTGAGGCGCGTCGCGAATCGTTGCAGAAGTTGTTGAAGGACCAGAAGGTATTGGTCTGCGATGTCGAGGACCAAACGCAGATCGATCAGTTGGCCGCACGGCTGGCGGCCGATGAGGTGCCCTTGTCCGGGTTGGTGCATTCGATCGCATTCGCCGACTACAGCGATGGCATCAAACCGTTTCACGAAACCGATCGCGCGGCGTTTCTGCAAGCGGTCGACATCTCTTGTTTTTCGCTGACGGCCGTATGCAATGCCCTGAAAGACTGTTTAGCAGACGATGCCAGCGTGGTCACGATCGGGATCAGCACCACGCGGATGGCCAGCGAGAGCTACGGGTATATGGCGCCGATAAAAGCCGCCTTGGAATCGTCGTTGGCCTTTTTGACGAAGTCCTTTAGCCGGTTTTCCAAGGTGCGGTTTAATGCCGTGTCGGCCGGATTGCTAAAGACCAGCGCTTCGGCGGGGATCCCTGGGTATGTGGATTCGTATCTGTATGCCGAACAGGTGATCCCGCGTGGCGAAGCGATCACGACCGACGAAGTCGCGTCGACGGCCGTGTTTCTGCTCAGCCCCCGCTCGTCGGGCATCACCGCTCAGCGGATCGTCGTCGATGCCGGCATGGCGACCAACTACTTCGACGCCGACGTGGTCAAGAAAGTGATGGATGCGAATCCGTAG
- a CDS encoding 3-hydroxyacyl-ACP dehydratase FabZ family protein: MTAESIEAAIPHRAPMLLLDRIVSQQDQQIVCEKTFRDDEFFVQGHFPGRPIVPGVILCECCMQAGAILLSKIAPGGEGSVPLATRADNVKFKKVVVPGDTVELQVTLNERVSNAFFLTGRVLLAGKVAARLDFACTISAPE, translated from the coding sequence ATGACCGCCGAATCAATCGAAGCCGCGATTCCGCATCGCGCCCCCATGCTGTTGCTGGACCGTATCGTCTCACAGCAGGACCAGCAAATCGTTTGTGAGAAAACATTCCGCGACGATGAGTTCTTCGTGCAGGGGCATTTTCCCGGCCGACCGATCGTGCCCGGCGTGATCCTGTGCGAATGCTGCATGCAAGCCGGCGCGATTTTGCTCAGCAAGATCGCCCCCGGTGGCGAGGGATCGGTGCCCTTGGCGACGCGTGCCGACAATGTGAAATTCAAGAAAGTCGTGGTGCCGGGCGACACAGTGGAATTGCAGGTGACGTTAAATGAGCGTGTTTCGAACGCCTTTTTCCTGACCGGCCGCGTGCTGCTGGCCGGCAAGGTCGCCGCTCGCCTGGATTTCGCCTGCACCATTTCGGCTCCCGAATAA
- a CDS encoding lactate racemase domain-containing protein, with amino-acid sequence MTTYFAEGSATTDLSRDDIRAALQHTFDAIGMPNKTLVLPPDYTRLPSRAGEITTLTCELLGERVTDIMPALGTHHPMTDAQIADMFRDVPAELIREHRWRDDVVTLGEVPAEFVSQATEGIYEKPWPAQVNRLLRDGGHDLIFSIGQVVPHEVIGMANYNKNVFVGTGGEKGINESHFLSAMYGMERTMGRADTPLRRILNYAQDTFCQDMPLLYALTVIEEDHQAKRLITRGLYIGNDHETFNQAAKLSYEVNFVHLDRAPKHVVAYLDPKEFTTTWVGNKSIYRTRMAIATGGRLTVLGPAVRKFGEDQAIDTLIRKYGYRTTPEILQAFENNADLAANPSAAAHLVHGSSEGRFEIVYGAGQLTREEVESVGYQYGDIDALMQRYPIDELNDGWNADRGEGEFYFVRNPALGLWEAPQE; translated from the coding sequence ATGACTACTTATTTTGCCGAAGGTTCGGCGACCACCGACCTCTCGCGTGATGATATTCGCGCCGCCCTGCAGCACACCTTTGATGCCATCGGGATGCCCAACAAGACGCTGGTCTTGCCGCCCGACTACACGCGTCTGCCCAGCCGCGCCGGCGAAATCACAACGCTGACTTGCGAGCTGCTGGGAGAACGCGTCACCGACATCATGCCGGCTCTGGGCACGCATCACCCGATGACCGACGCTCAAATCGCCGACATGTTTCGCGACGTTCCCGCCGAGCTGATTCGTGAACATCGCTGGCGTGACGACGTGGTCACGCTGGGAGAAGTCCCCGCGGAATTTGTCAGCCAGGCCACCGAGGGCATCTACGAAAAACCTTGGCCCGCTCAAGTCAACCGCCTGCTGCGTGACGGCGGCCACGACCTGATTTTTTCGATCGGCCAAGTCGTTCCGCACGAAGTCATCGGGATGGCCAATTACAACAAGAATGTGTTCGTCGGCACCGGCGGCGAGAAGGGCATTAACGAGAGCCACTTCCTGAGCGCTATGTATGGGATGGAACGCACCATGGGCCGCGCCGACACGCCGCTGCGGCGGATCCTGAATTACGCCCAGGACACGTTCTGCCAAGACATGCCGTTGCTGTACGCTCTGACCGTGATCGAAGAAGATCATCAAGCCAAACGGCTGATCACCCGCGGGCTGTATATCGGCAACGATCATGAGACCTTCAACCAAGCGGCCAAACTGTCTTACGAAGTCAACTTTGTGCATCTCGACCGCGCCCCCAAGCATGTCGTCGCCTACCTGGATCCCAAAGAATTCACGACCACTTGGGTGGGCAACAAATCGATCTATCGCACACGGATGGCGATCGCTACCGGCGGCCGCCTGACCGTGCTGGGACCGGCCGTGCGCAAGTTCGGCGAAGACCAGGCGATCGATACCTTGATCCGTAAGTACGGCTATCGCACCACGCCGGAAATCCTGCAAGCCTTCGAAAACAATGCCGACTTGGCTGCCAACCCCTCGGCCGCCGCCCACCTGGTTCACGGCTCGTCCGAAGGCCGCTTCGAAATCGTCTACGGTGCTGGCCAACTGACCAGGGAAGAGGTCGAAAGCGTGGGCTACCAATACGGCGACATCGATGCCTTGATGCAGCGGTACCCGATCGACGAACTGAACGACGGCTGGAACGCCGATCGTGGCGAAGGCGAATTCTACTTCGTCCGCAATCCGGCACTGGGCTTGTGGGAAGCTCCCCAAGAATAA
- a CDS encoding SDR family NAD(P)-dependent oxidoreductase: MNHSDPFRLDGRTALVTGGTQGVGAAIARALAAAGAKLILHGLADDQAARKTCDECTAYGVQCQIVTADLAGPQPDTTARLLEQVDAIDDSVDLLVNNAGVFIDQPFLQMEPERFQRTMQINVAAGFFLTQALAQRWVRNKVAGRVLFTGSINGILAEPDHVAYDCSKGALAAMVRSLCVALAPQGIRVNSMAPGLVRSPLTNSVIDDPAFENWMRLHTPAGEVPPADVCGPPAVFLLSDAAGHVHGQTLLVDGGMSVWQQPDMPENLHSLARGVDNRL; this comes from the coding sequence ATGAACCACTCCGATCCCTTTCGACTTGACGGACGAACCGCCCTGGTAACCGGGGGCACTCAAGGCGTGGGCGCGGCGATCGCTCGCGCTCTGGCGGCTGCCGGCGCAAAGTTGATCCTGCACGGGTTGGCCGATGACCAGGCGGCCCGCAAAACTTGCGACGAGTGCACTGCGTACGGCGTGCAGTGCCAGATCGTGACCGCGGATCTGGCCGGCCCCCAGCCCGACACGACCGCGCGGCTACTGGAACAGGTCGACGCGATCGACGATTCGGTCGACCTGCTGGTCAACAACGCGGGCGTGTTTATCGATCAACCCTTCCTGCAAATGGAACCTGAACGCTTTCAGCGGACGATGCAGATCAACGTCGCCGCCGGCTTCTTTTTGACTCAAGCCCTGGCCCAGCGTTGGGTGCGGAACAAGGTCGCCGGGCGAGTGCTGTTTACCGGTTCGATCAACGGCATCCTGGCCGAACCCGACCACGTCGCTTACGACTGCAGCAAAGGTGCGCTAGCGGCGATGGTGCGCAGCCTGTGTGTGGCTTTGGCCCCGCAGGGGATCCGCGTCAACTCGATGGCGCCGGGCCTGGTCCGCAGCCCGCTGACAAATTCGGTGATCGACGATCCGGCGTTTGAAAATTGGATGCGGCTGCACACCCCGGCCGGAGAAGTTCCCCCAGCGGATGTTTGCGGTCCACCGGCCGTGTTTCTGCTCAGCGACGCCGCCGGCCATGTGCACGGGCAAACCCTGCTGGTCGACGGGGGGATGAGCGTCTGGCAGCAGCCCGATATGCCTGAAAACCTGCATTCTCTTGCCCGCGGGGTCGATAACCGGTTATAA
- a CDS encoding DUF1592 domain-containing protein → MRSRAVLCVVSFAVCCLSVNSPQGHLLAAEQEATASEHSPNAETNWTESGAALVRSHCLDCHNEDYQEAEINLAGFADPAKIAADQKLWKRVLDMVQFGAMPPDDADPLSDDQRATLVDTLDQLLYTAACSLDPRPGKVTVRRLNRAEYDNTISDLFGIPLSVSKDFPSDEVGAGFDNNGDVLSIPPMLFEKYIAAAEQISQQVIFDPRTVKTQDSERAGDQILTEGDSWVGSFYGHYIAADAFAWTEFDAPYAGQYRVHIRAGAPKEKETVKLGVFDAEGKLLEVCEFGYYGGGGSSKHDSVAVELEKGRNRILIGLLPADQEAKPGETTLPGVERLTEEKLAAGRASVGKKLQINRNAPKEPFAFVVRKINLKGPEGTPQELIPASHDALVAFKPQKGRSTREAAKMCLEPVLRRAFRGPVEDKTVNAYAQLAEQAFKREKSFERAMQVAVSAILVSPRFLFRVELPPENEKTKPGEVRALTNHQLASRLSYFLWSSMPDEELLQLADEGKLTDEETLRTQVARMLKDDRAAALGDNFAAQWLGLRNLDGFEPDPTQFPDFDESLRRAMRQETLLLFNDVVSNNRSVLTLLDSSQSYVNERLAKHYGIAGVQGDDFRLVPVRNAGRSGILTHASVLTLTSNPGRTSPVKRGKWVLENLLGTRPPDPPAGVPELEETASANPNASMRQQLEAHRASPSCASCHKVMDQLGFGLENFGPLGNFRKQEAGKPIDASGELPGGRDFNGALPLVDQLRKTESDAFVTTMANRLLTFAIGRELAPADRCFIKEITTRSAQSDHRFVALATAVVLSKPFRFHTLEEK, encoded by the coding sequence ATGCGCTCCCGTGCAGTCCTCTGCGTGGTGTCGTTTGCGGTTTGTTGCCTCTCCGTCAACAGTCCTCAGGGGCATTTACTGGCGGCAGAGCAGGAAGCAACCGCGTCCGAGCACTCGCCCAACGCCGAAACCAACTGGACCGAATCCGGTGCGGCATTGGTCCGTTCTCACTGTCTGGACTGCCACAACGAAGACTATCAGGAAGCGGAAATCAATTTGGCAGGATTTGCCGATCCCGCCAAGATTGCCGCCGATCAGAAACTGTGGAAACGCGTTTTGGACATGGTGCAGTTTGGCGCCATGCCTCCCGACGACGCCGACCCACTTAGCGACGACCAGCGTGCAACCCTGGTCGACACACTGGACCAGCTGCTGTACACGGCCGCCTGCAGCCTCGACCCCCGGCCCGGTAAAGTCACCGTGCGGCGACTGAACCGCGCGGAATATGACAACACGATCAGCGATCTGTTTGGGATTCCCTTATCGGTTTCCAAAGACTTCCCATCGGACGAAGTCGGCGCGGGCTTCGACAACAACGGCGACGTGCTGTCGATTCCACCGATGCTGTTCGAAAAATACATCGCCGCCGCCGAACAGATTTCGCAACAGGTGATCTTCGACCCGCGAACCGTCAAAACCCAAGACAGCGAACGGGCGGGCGACCAGATTCTGACCGAGGGCGATTCCTGGGTGGGTAGTTTCTACGGGCACTACATTGCCGCAGACGCTTTTGCCTGGACCGAATTCGACGCTCCCTACGCCGGTCAGTACCGCGTGCACATTCGCGCCGGAGCTCCTAAAGAAAAAGAAACCGTCAAACTGGGCGTGTTCGACGCAGAAGGCAAATTGTTGGAAGTCTGTGAGTTCGGCTATTACGGCGGCGGAGGCAGCAGCAAACACGATTCGGTGGCTGTTGAGTTAGAAAAGGGACGTAACCGGATTCTGATCGGCTTGCTGCCAGCGGATCAGGAAGCCAAGCCCGGCGAAACGACACTGCCGGGCGTCGAGCGACTGACCGAAGAGAAACTTGCCGCCGGCCGCGCCAGCGTTGGCAAGAAACTGCAGATCAACCGCAATGCCCCCAAAGAACCGTTTGCGTTTGTGGTTCGCAAAATCAACTTGAAGGGCCCCGAAGGCACACCTCAAGAATTGATCCCCGCATCCCACGACGCGCTGGTGGCCTTCAAGCCGCAAAAAGGACGCTCGACGCGTGAAGCCGCCAAGATGTGTTTGGAACCGGTGCTGCGACGTGCCTTCCGCGGACCAGTCGAAGACAAAACCGTCAACGCTTACGCCCAACTAGCCGAACAGGCCTTCAAACGCGAAAAGTCGTTCGAACGCGCGATGCAGGTGGCCGTTAGCGCCATCCTGGTTTCGCCACGCTTCCTGTTCCGCGTCGAACTGCCGCCCGAAAACGAGAAAACCAAACCAGGCGAAGTCCGCGCGTTGACCAATCATCAACTGGCCAGCCGGTTGTCATATTTTCTCTGGAGCAGCATGCCGGACGAGGAACTGCTGCAATTGGCCGACGAAGGCAAACTGACCGACGAAGAAACGCTGCGGACCCAGGTCGCACGGATGTTAAAGGACGATCGCGCGGCCGCCTTGGGCGACAACTTCGCCGCCCAGTGGTTGGGCTTGCGAAACCTGGACGGCTTTGAACCCGATCCCACGCAATTCCCCGATTTCGACGAGTCGCTGCGACGAGCCATGCGGCAGGAAACGCTGCTGCTGTTCAACGACGTGGTCAGCAATAACCGCAGCGTGTTGACCTTGCTGGATTCATCGCAGTCTTACGTCAACGAACGGCTGGCCAAACACTACGGCATCGCCGGCGTTCAGGGCGACGACTTCCGCCTGGTGCCGGTCCGCAACGCCGGACGCTCGGGCATTTTAACGCACGCCAGCGTACTGACGCTGACCAGCAATCCGGGCCGCACTTCGCCGGTCAAACGCGGCAAGTGGGTGCTGGAAAATCTGTTGGGCACTCGTCCACCGGATCCACCCGCGGGCGTGCCGGAACTGGAAGAAACCGCCAGCGCCAATCCCAACGCTTCGATGCGTCAGCAGTTGGAAGCCCACCGCGCCAGCCCCAGCTGTGCTTCGTGCCATAAGGTGATGGACCAGTTGGGTTTCGGCTTGGAGAACTTCGGTCCTCTGGGCAACTTCCGCAAACAGGAAGCGGGTAAGCCGATCGATGCCAGTGGGGAACTGCCCGGCGGCCGTGATTTCAATGGCGCCCTGCCGCTGGTCGACCAGCTTCGCAAGACGGAGAGCGACGCCTTTGTGACCACCATGGCCAACCGTCTGCTGACGTTTGCCATCGGTCGTGAACTGGCGCCCGCCGACCGTTGTTTCATCAAAGAAATCACCACCCGATCTGCGCAATCGGATCACCGTTTCGTTGCCTTGGCCACCGCCGTGGTGCTCAGTAAACCGTTTCGCTTTCACACCTTGGAAGAGAAGTAG
- a CDS encoding DUF1552 domain-containing protein, with protein sequence MSKPNLNRRTLLRGAGALMGLPLLDAMSPAGRNLAHASSTPAAAAPTRMACIFFPNGAIMPDWTPEGAGRDWKLSKTLQPLAEYKSKMNVISGLALDKGRANGDGAGDHARCCATFLTASQPVKTSSNIHVGVSVDQVSARQLDGQNKLSSIELGLTTSRNAGSCDSGYSCAYSSNISWRSATQPMSKEVSPKLAFERLFGNGDVAGRRKRDFYRQSILDVVADDAQALLKRAGGSDKRKLDEYFASVRDLENRIERTEAEERAAMPDLKVPDGRPETFREHARLMYDIMALGFQTDSTRIATLMLDNAGGSRVYKEVGVNDAHHSLSHHRNDAGKVKSLSTIDHYLVEQFAYFLEKMDSIQEGEGTLLDHSMVLYGSGLSDGNRHQHDKLPIVMAGGANGQFRTGEHIVMKDETPMANLYLTMLDAMGTPAESIGDSTGRFKELLAG encoded by the coding sequence ATGTCGAAGCCAAACTTGAATCGTCGTACGCTACTCCGCGGCGCGGGAGCCCTGATGGGTCTGCCGTTGTTGGACGCCATGTCGCCCGCTGGGCGCAACTTGGCGCACGCCTCTTCCACGCCCGCCGCGGCCGCGCCCACGCGGATGGCCTGCATCTTTTTTCCCAACGGTGCGATCATGCCCGACTGGACGCCCGAAGGTGCCGGTCGTGATTGGAAGCTATCCAAAACGCTTCAGCCGCTGGCCGAATACAAATCCAAAATGAACGTCATCTCGGGTCTGGCTTTGGACAAAGGCCGCGCCAATGGCGATGGGGCAGGGGACCACGCCCGTTGTTGTGCAACTTTCTTAACCGCTTCCCAACCGGTGAAAACGTCCAGCAACATTCACGTTGGCGTCTCGGTCGACCAAGTGTCCGCGCGTCAGCTGGACGGCCAAAACAAACTCAGCTCCATCGAACTTGGCCTGACCACCAGCCGCAACGCCGGCAGTTGCGACTCGGGCTACAGCTGTGCCTATTCGTCCAATATCTCTTGGCGCAGTGCCACGCAGCCGATGTCGAAAGAGGTTTCGCCCAAGCTGGCCTTTGAACGGCTGTTCGGCAACGGCGACGTGGCCGGCCGCCGCAAACGGGATTTCTATCGCCAGAGTATTTTGGACGTGGTCGCCGACGATGCCCAAGCGTTGCTCAAACGTGCTGGTGGATCGGACAAACGCAAACTGGACGAATACTTCGCGTCGGTACGCGATCTGGAAAACCGGATCGAACGCACCGAAGCCGAAGAGCGAGCGGCGATGCCGGACCTGAAGGTTCCCGATGGCCGACCGGAAACATTCCGCGAACACGCCCGGCTGATGTACGACATCATGGCCCTGGGATTCCAAACCGACTCGACGCGGATCGCCACTCTGATGTTGGACAACGCCGGTGGTAGTCGCGTGTACAAAGAAGTTGGCGTGAACGACGCGCATCACTCGCTCAGCCATCACCGCAACGACGCCGGCAAGGTGAAGAGCTTGTCGACGATCGATCACTATCTGGTCGAACAGTTCGCCTACTTCCTGGAAAAAATGGATTCGATCCAAGAAGGTGAAGGCACGCTGCTCGATCACAGCATGGTTCTGTACGGCAGCGGGCTGAGCGACGGCAACCGGCACCAACACGACAAGCTACCCATCGTGATGGCTGGCGGTGCCAACGGTCAATTCCGAACCGGCGAACACATCGTCATGAAAGACGAGACGCCGATGGCCAACCTGTACCTGACCATGCTGGACGCCATGGGCACGCCCGCCGAATCCATCGGCGACAGCACCGGCCGCTTTAAAGAGCTACTAGCCGGCTAG
- a CDS encoding efflux transporter outer membrane subunit yields MRCCLFRRRIHRRRSLIASLLICLAGGVVSSGCMTVGPEHAVPESAPLHGGFHSPPPEGLQDPALDQWWAHFNDPVLQQLVMFAGQQNLTLQEAHWRIEAARRDTGIVSSRLYPNIDGHAGYQYSKRSRNAQPFVAENGSPFDLFRTGYDTTWEIDLFGRVRRQREAAVADMQAKIEDKHDLQRLLVADVATSYVNARLQHELLELRQQYLARQQEAVQLATAQFQAGKVSRLDVVQANALIYQTATEIPAYEQELGVETTRLCLLLGQSNDGRLRTVFERGRVPVPSLIDIGVPADLLTRRPDVRRAEREVAAACAEIGVAESDFYPRLGLLGTISLSSRNASEMFASDSIAFGMGPSLQWNILQYGRIENNVGKHCAQWKAAIARYQQTTLVAVQEVEAGLIAYHRGRDRVEVLERASQAAEMAIVLAKQQYQAGEVDYQRLLTAQTRALEAAEELAVARASVALALIKVYKAAGGGWKPLASCSPPQPITTMQPSPKDSEFDARPQSGKSGNGMPPQVLGESPMEDIPAPEPEPAAASLSPELFHSPSWSAAAPDSTPVTLAPPRLTRPTEGAEEALREQESDSSGAQLMTPIAVPTVPTPALRRLRPSPSKSNKAPRVADAVLGVPSNLR; encoded by the coding sequence ATGCGATGTTGCTTGTTTCGACGCCGAATCCATCGCCGGCGGTCCTTGATTGCTAGTCTGTTGATTTGCTTGGCTGGAGGGGTGGTGTCCAGCGGATGCATGACCGTGGGACCCGAGCACGCGGTGCCCGAATCGGCGCCGCTGCACGGTGGCTTTCACAGTCCGCCGCCGGAAGGTCTGCAGGATCCCGCTCTCGATCAATGGTGGGCTCATTTTAATGATCCGGTGCTGCAGCAGTTGGTGATGTTCGCCGGACAACAAAATCTGACGCTGCAAGAAGCTCATTGGCGGATCGAAGCGGCTCGCCGCGATACCGGCATCGTCAGTTCCCGGCTGTATCCCAACATTGATGGGCATGCCGGTTATCAGTACAGCAAACGCAGTCGCAACGCCCAGCCTTTTGTGGCCGAAAACGGCAGCCCCTTCGATCTGTTTCGAACCGGCTACGACACGACTTGGGAAATCGATCTGTTTGGTCGTGTGCGACGGCAGCGCGAGGCCGCGGTGGCCGACATGCAGGCCAAGATCGAAGACAAACATGATTTGCAGCGTTTGCTGGTCGCCGATGTCGCCACCAGTTACGTCAACGCTCGCCTGCAACATGAACTGCTGGAGCTCCGTCAGCAGTATCTGGCTCGCCAGCAAGAAGCCGTGCAGTTGGCCACCGCCCAGTTTCAGGCTGGCAAGGTCAGTCGCTTGGATGTCGTGCAAGCCAATGCGCTGATCTATCAGACGGCAACCGAAATTCCCGCTTATGAACAGGAACTGGGCGTCGAGACGACTCGCCTGTGTCTGCTGTTGGGGCAGAGCAACGACGGGCGGCTGCGAACGGTGTTTGAGCGAGGCCGTGTTCCGGTGCCTTCGTTGATCGATATCGGGGTGCCCGCCGATCTGTTGACGCGTCGCCCGGATGTCCGCCGTGCAGAACGTGAAGTGGCCGCGGCATGTGCGGAAATTGGTGTAGCCGAATCGGACTTCTACCCACGGTTGGGACTGCTGGGCACGATCTCGCTCAGTTCACGCAATGCATCGGAGATGTTTGCCAGCGACAGCATCGCGTTTGGAATGGGGCCCTCGCTGCAGTGGAACATTTTGCAATACGGACGGATCGAAAATAACGTCGGCAAACATTGTGCCCAGTGGAAAGCCGCGATCGCACGATACCAGCAAACGACATTGGTTGCGGTCCAGGAAGTCGAAGCCGGCTTGATCGCTTATCACCGTGGGCGAGATCGCGTAGAAGTATTGGAGCGGGCATCGCAAGCGGCCGAAATGGCGATTGTGTTGGCCAAGCAGCAATACCAAGCCGGTGAGGTTGATTATCAACGTTTGCTGACCGCGCAGACTCGAGCGTTGGAGGCGGCCGAAGAATTGGCCGTGGCGCGTGCCTCGGTGGCCTTGGCATTGATCAAGGTTTACAAAGCGGCCGGAGGCGGTTGGAAGCCGCTGGCATCATGCAGTCCGCCGCAACCGATCACCACGATGCAGCCTTCGCCGAAGGATTCCGAATTCGACGCACGGCCTCAATCGGGGAAGTCCGGCAATGGGATGCCGCCGCAGGTATTGGGCGAGTCGCCGATGGAAGACATCCCGGCTCCGGAGCCCGAGCCGGCGGCCGCGAGTTTGTCACCCGAGCTGTTTCACTCGCCAAGTTGGTCGGCGGCAGCTCCCGATTCCACACCCGTGACGTTGGCACCGCCACGGTTGACGCGACCGACCGAAGGGGCCGAGGAGGCTTTGCGGGAGCAGGAGTCGGACAGCAGCGGCGCTCAGTTAATGACGCCGATTGCCGTGCCGACGGTGCCGACCCCCGCGCTGCGGCGACTGCGACCTTCGCCCAGTAAGTCGAACAAAGCACCGCGCGTGGCCGACGCCGTGCTAGGCGTCCCCAGCAATCTGCGATAG